CGCCTGGCAGGCGGTGATGGCGATCATCTTGTAGACATCGTCCACGGAGCAGCCGCGGCTCAGGTCGTTGACCGGGCGGGCGATACCCTGGAGGATGGGACCGATGGCGTCGGCGTTGCCGAGACGCTGGACCAGCTTGTAGGCGATGTTGCCCACCTCGAGGTTGGGGAACACGAGGACATTGGCGTTGCCGGCGATCTCGGAACCGGGGGCCTTCTTCTGGCCCACGGAGGGCACGAGGGCGGCGTCGGCCTGGAGCTCGCCGTCGATCTTGAGGGCGGGATCCAGCTCCTTGGCGAGCGCGGTGGCCTCGACGACCTTGTCCACGACTTCGTGCTTGGCGGAGCCCTTCGTGGAGAAGGAGAGCATCGCCACGCGCGGCTCGGCGAAACCGGCCACGCTCCTGGCGGTCTGCGCCGTGCAGACGGCGATCTGGGCCAGCTGCTGGGCGTCCGGAGCCGGGGTCACGGCCACGTCGCCGATCACGAGCACGCCGTTCTCGCCGTACTGCGGGGTCTGCGTGACCATCAGCATCGCACCGCTCACGCAGGTGATGCCGGGGGCGCACTTGATAATCTGCAGGGCCGGACGGAGGGTCTCTCCGGTGGTGGAGAGGGCGCCGCTGATCTGGCCGTCGGCGTCGCCGCTCTTGATGATCAGGCAGCCGAAGTAGAGCGGATCGAGGACGGTCTTGCGGGCCACCTCGAGGGTCATGCCCTTCTTCTGGCGGAGCTGGAAGAGGAGCTGTGCGTATTCTTCCGTCTTCTCGCTGGTCTCAGGGTCGATGATGGTGGCCTGGTCAATATGCTTGAGG
The sequence above is a segment of the Bacteroidales bacterium WCE2004 genome. Coding sequences within it:
- a CDS encoding phosphate acetyltransferase; amino-acid sequence: MSLIDQIVARAKSNRQRIVLPESFEERTITAADRAIADGLADIILIGNREKVLAYAAQLGLKHIDQATIIDPETSEKTEEYAQLLFQLRQKKGMTLEVARKTVLDPLYFGCLIIKSGDADGQISGALSTTGETLRPALQIIKCAPGITCVSGAMLMVTQTPQYGENGVLVIGDVAVTPAPDAQQLAQIAVCTAQTARSVAGFAEPRVAMLSFSTKGSAKHEVVDKVVEATALAKELDPALKIDGELQADAALVPSVGQKKAPGSEIAGNANVLVFPNLEVGNIAYKLVQRLGNADAIGPILQGIARPVNDLSRGCSVDDVYKMIAITACQAMDAK